The following nucleotide sequence is from Synechococcus sp. CBW1004.
CCGGCCATGCAGGCGGTCTGCGGCCAGCAGCCACGTCAGCGACAGCAGCAACCAGGCCATCCCGGGCAGAAGCGGCGAGATGGGCCGCAGCAGCATTAGTGCCGCCAGGCCGGCGGTGACGCCGAGCAGATCGAGCGCCAGGCTGCGGCTCAACCCCCGGCGGGCGCTCAGCCGTGTGGCCAGGGCCAGGCCTGTCAGCGGCAGCAGCTGGCCCAGCACCGCGCCGGTGGATGGGTCGCTCAGCAACGTCCAGAGCCATGCCCCCAGGTGCGCGCCTCCGACTGCCAGAGCCGTGGCTCGTCCCAGGCCCGGTGGCTGCCGGCAATGCTCCAGGAGCAGCAGGCCGCCCATGCCGCCCAGGGCCAGGAGCGGCCGCCAGGCAGGCGCCACCATCGCGGGGCCGATGAACATCAGGGCCCCGGCCAGCCAGCCCAGAAGCGGAGGCAGGGGCACCGGGACGGCGCGCTGCTGGAGCCCTTGCGTGACACCCGCCACCAGCGCACCGCCACCGATCAGCAGGCCGGCGTGCCGGAAGCGGATCGCTGCGGGCACAGTTGCGTCTGTTATCAGGCTGCCGATACCCAGCAGCAGCAGTAGCAAGGTCGCCACCACCACGATCACCCAGCCGATCCGCAGCACGATGGGGGGCTGTCCCTGCAGGCTCAGGCGCAGGAACAGCACGCTTTCCAGCAGCAGCAGCGCGCTGATCAACAGGGCGTCGAGCCCCACGGCCCGAGGCTGAGCAGAGCGACCATCACCAGGCTCTGACTGATCAGCAGCTGGCACAGGTGAAGGCCTTCCCCGCCGCTCTGTCGTGCCCGGAAGGCCAGCAGCAGCGCCGCCGCCGCCAGCACCAGCAGCCCGGCTGCACGCCAGGCAGCCAGCGGCGGAACCACCGCAAGGGTCAGAGCCAGCCCGGCCCATCCACTGATCAGTGCAGCCAGCCGCCAGGGGGCCAGCCGTCGACCCTGACCAGGGTTCTGCTGGAGAAGGATGCTGCTGCCGAACGCCAGCGCGGCGGCCATGAGTGCCTGGGTGCGCAGTCCCGGCGCGTCGTTCAGCTGGTTGGCGACCCGTACCAGCCAGCTCAGCTCGAATAGGCTGTAGCCGGCGTTAACCAGCAGCCGATGCCGGTTCCAGGGGCGACCGCGGGGAAGGATCTGCCCGCACAGCCCCACCAGGCTGGCGATCCAGAGGGTGCTCGTGTCCTGTTCCACCAGCGCCAGCGGCACCAGGTTCACCAGCACATGCAGGGAGGCGACGGTCGGATGGCGGGTGAGGACGGCCAGCAGCAGGTTCAACGCCATCCCCGCCAGTGCCAGCAGCAGGCCTTGCAGGGGATCGTTCAGCCACTGCAGTCCCACCTGCGGCAGGCTCCCGCCGGCCAGGCAGGCGAACAGGGCGAGGGCGGCTCCGCCGCTGCGCAGCCAGAGGCAGAGCGGGCGCCAGCGGCCGGGTGCACGCCAGATCAGTGAGGGGGCGATCAGGCCGGCGGCGATGGCCTGGGTGAGCAGGAAGCGTGGCAGTGGACCGAAGCGCAGCGCCAGGTTCACCACCAGGAAGGTGATACCGGCAACCAGGATCACCACTCCGAGGATGCCGGTGCCGTTGTCGATCAGCTGCTGCACCAGACGGCTCCGGAACGTCGCCGCAGCCGACCTCGGGACGGGTGTGGCGTCCTTCGCCAGGGCAGGGGCAGGCGACATCCACGCGTGCTCCGGCGACGTCGCATGTGTTCTTGAGGGCTCCGGCCTGCCCTGAGGTGTCCCCTCGGTAAGGGCCAGTCCGGCGGTCGGCGCTGGATCGTCCGCTTCGGCTGATGGGAGACGTGGGGTGTTCCAGGAGCGCTCAGGCTCAGGCGGCTGCAGCCCTTCCAGCGGCGCAGCCCGTGATGGAAACGGTTTTTCGGAGTCGGCGGCCCAGCTCTCCAGTCGTCGGATCCGCTCCTCCAGCTGCCTGATGCGATGCCGCTGGCCGGACAGCTGCCATACCGCCAGGATCAGCACCAGCAGGATCAGCAGGCCCATCCATCCCCGCGGCTGCGCTTCAGTCCCCTGCTAGCGGCAGATGATGCCGGCGTCGAGCGCAACCCGCTGCTGCACCCGAAGCCTGGAGGCAGCTGCCCGGCGATAGACCGGTCCCGATGGTCTGGGTCGTGGCCAGCTGGGCCGACCCGCCGTCCGCGTCGCTGAGCCGACCTGCCCCCAGCGTCACTGCGCCGACCGCCTTGGCTCGGAAGCCCTGCAGCCTCGTCGCTCCTGGATTGCTCGGAGCCTGCTGTGCCCGGCTCGAAGCGGGCGAGGGGAGTGTCACCCTGCCGGTCTGTTGGCGATCACTGCGTCGGTCTGGTGGCGATCACCGCGAAGAAGGGATCGCCCTTTCCGCCGATCCAGCCCAGCGGCCCTTCGGCTCGGGTGGATTCGGCGATGAGCTCCGGCTTCGGCCATCCCTGAGCGATCAGCACCCGGGCGACGGTCAGGAGATGGTCCTGGTCGCTGGCCTCGGCCCAGACCTGGGGAGCCTTCTGGAAGAACATGCGGTTGCTGAAGGCGATGATCCACTGCCCGCCCGGACGCAGCACCCGCCACAGCTCGCAGGCAACCGCTTCGGGAAACTGCAGGTACTGCCAGCCCGCCACGGTCAGGGCCGCATCGACGCTGCTGTCCTCCAGCGGCAGGGACTGCACACGGTTGAGGTTCTGGATCCAGTGGCGGTCGAGGCGTGGGTTGGCTTCCAGCTCCTGGCGGTTAAGCCCATGGCCGATCACTTCGGCGTAGGCGACCTCCTCGGGCAGGTGGCTGACCCAGCTGCTCATCAGATCGAGCACGACGGATCCAGCCGGGATGCGCTGCCGGTAGAGGTCGGTCAGGCGCAGCCGGAAGGCGCCGTCAAGATGCTGGACGAAGCGCGGATGGGCATAGAACAGGGCGTCATCGCTGGGATCGAGCTTGAGGCGCTCCGCCTCGCTCAGCACGGGGACAACCATCCGCTCAGAGCGAGCTGGGCTTCAGCCCGAGCGACTGGGCTGCCAGCTGCTCGCTCAGGGAGGCCTGCAGCTGCCAGACCTGCAGGAGGTTGCGGGCCAGGCTGCGCAGCGTCTCGATGTCCTGGCAGGAGTCGATGGCCCGGGCCTGGGCTTCGATCGCGAACTGGCGGCTCAGGGAGAGGCTTTCCACTTGGACCATACGTGCTTAACAACACGTTACAAAGCTGGCCGTCCCTGTGTGGCCGGTGCGCCAGGGTGGGTCCATGCCTCACCACGCCAATCGCCCCACCAAGATCTGTGCCTGCTGCGGCCGGCCTTTTCAATGGCGCCGCAAGTGGAAGCAGGTCTGGGAGGAGGTGCGTTACTGCTCCGATCGCTGCCGTGGCCAGGCCCGCCGCCCCGGAAAGCGCGGTTCCGCTCCCGGGGCTGATTGCTGATCATGGCCTGGGAGTGTTGGGGGCAGCGCAGCCGCCCCCAGGCGGGTTTCCCGCTTCAGAACAGGGTCAGGGAGATGCCCAGTCCCATCACCATTGCAGCGATCAATGCCACCGCCCACAGGGCATGGGAACGGGCATCCGCTGGGGTCTCGCCACTGCGCATCGCCACTTCATCGGCGTAGAGGTTGTCGTGGTTCTCCATGTCGTGGGTGTGCATGCTGGGGCCTCCCGGAGACTGCGACCTCAGGCTAGGAAGAACCGCCTGAGCGATCCAGTCCCGGCATCTGTCGTCACATCCGGGGCCGGCGGCCGGGATGCCAGGCCCTCGATGCCGTGTCTCCGACTGCCGAGTCGGCCCGGGGGATCTCGATGTGCTGCCTGCACCTGGATCGGAGCGCCTGCAACAGCTGGAGGTTGCTTCCTGGTCCGCCATGGGGACGGGTGCTGTGGCGGTGGTCTCAGGCAGCCCCATCGGGTCGGCACAGGATCACTCCAGAGAATGGGGCCGCAGGGCCTCGCGCACCTCCGCCACGAAGTCCGGATCGATCTGCTCGTGGTTCAGCTCCGCGTCACACAGATCGTCAATGAGGTCATAGAAGCGGATCTCGAACCAGTCCTGGAACAACGCAAAGGAGCGTGAGCTCGGCCAGAGCTGGGGGTCTGTGCACCAGGAACTCAGTTCTTTTTCAAAGATCGTTCCATAGACTTTCTGCAAGATCTCCCATCCCTCTTCATCATCCTCGTAGGGCGGCAGCAGATAAAGGCCATGGTCGTTTTCCTGCCAGCTGATCGCTTCCTCGCCGCTCACTCTGCGGGTCCAGTCGATCAGGGGTGGGCGCGGGCTGATGCCGACTGCGCAGCGATTGATGATCGCCATGATGACAGGCACAAGCACTCGTCATCATCTAAGCAGTCTTTCGAGCAGGCTGTCGGCGACCTTGGCCTCACTCCCGCCGTCGCGGCGGCCTGACGATCGCGTCCATCATCCTGGCGGTCTGCACGATCGGACCGACATCGTGGACCCGCAGCACGTCTGTGCCGGCGCGGATCGCCTCGGCACAGACCGCTGCCGTGCCCCAGAGCCTTGCCCGCGGTCTGGCCTCCGAGAGCACCTCGCCGATGAAGCGCTTGCGAGAGGGGCCGACCAGCAGCTGGAAGCCTTCCTGGCGCAGGCGGTCGAGGCCTCGGAGCAGCTGCAGATTCTGGTCGTGGGTCTTGGCGAAACCCAGGCCGGGATCCCAGATCAGCTGGCTCGTGGCCACACCCTCCAACTGGGCCACGCGGGTGCTCCGCCACAGTTCCGCGCAGACGTCTTCCACGACGTCTCCATAATCGGTCAGACGATCCATGCTGCGGCTGTCGCCACGGCTGTGCATCAGGACATAGGGGCAGCCGGCATCGGCCACGACGCGCAGGATCGCTGGGTCCCGCCTCCCGCCACTGACATCGTTGATCCAGTCCGCTCCGGCTTTCAGGGCGGCTTCCGCCACTTCGGCTTGAAAGGTGTCAACGGACAGCAGGGCGTCGGGGTGGGAGCCGCGGATCGCCGTCAGCACGGGCAGCAGCCGCTCCAGTTCCGTTGCTGGCCCGATCTCCTCGGCTCCCGGTCGCGTGCTCTGGGCCCCCAGATCCAGGATGTCGGCACCCTGATCGAGCATGCGCGACGCCTGCTTCAGGGCCTGCTCAGGCCGTTGAAAGCGGCCGCCGTCGCTGAAGGAATCCGGGGTGAGGTTGAGGATTCCCATCACCCAGGTGCGCTGCCCGCTCGGAAGGCAGGCGCGATCGGGCTTGTGCTCCGGAGCCGGAAGCGCGGAGGGATCGGACGCCTGCGATGCCCCCACGGGTTCAGGGATGGTCACGCCTGCTCTGCCCGGAGCGGCATCAGGCCGTCACCGGCACCTGGTAGTTGGCGATGCGCGCGAAGCTGGTGGGATCGAGGGAGGCGCCTCCGACCAGGACGCCGTCGATCTCCGGTTGTGCCATCAGGTCGTCGATGGTGGCCGGATTCACCGACCCGCCGTACTGCACCGTGACGTCGGGATGACTCACCCAGCCGCGGATCAGACCGCAGATGCGGTTGGCCTCGTCGGCCGCACAGGTCTTGCCGGTGCCGATGGCCCAGATCGGCTCGTAGGCCACGATCAGACGCAGGGGATCAACCCCTTCCAGGCCCTGCTCGATCTGTCGATGGATCACGCGCTCGGTTTCGCGTGCTTCGCGCTGGTCGAGACTCTCTCCCACACACAGGATCGGGATCAGGCCGAAGCGCTGTGCCGTGCGGGCCCGCAGATTGATCTGCTCGTCGGTCTCGCTGTAGTACTTGCGCGGCTCGCTGTGGCCGACGATCGCATGGCTGACACCGTGCTCCACCAGCATCGGCGCCGACACCATGCCGGTGTAGGCCCCGCTTTCCTCCCAGTGCACATTCTGGGCGGCGATGGCCACGCCGGCGCCCTCGAGATGGCGGCAGAGGGTGGGGATGGCGGTGAATGGTGGCGCCAGCACGACCTGCCGGTCGCCGGGGAGTTCAGCGATCAGCGGCCTGAAGACGGCGGCGAATTCCCGCGTCTGGGCGCAGGTCATGTGCATCTTCCAGTTGCCGGCGATCACGGACTTGCGCACCCGCAGCGTCTCCTGATGAACGTTCAGCCAAGTTAAGCGTTGGTCCGTCCCCCGCTCCCGGGTGTGACGAGCAGCTCGCGCCCATCGATCGCCACCGCGTCCCCGACGTGAAGCTGCCGGCCGCGACGGGTCTCGATCGCGCCATTGACACGCACGTCTCCGCGCTGGATGCGCAGCTTCGCTTCGCCACCGGTGGCCACCAGGCCACTCCACTTGAGGTACTGATCCAGCTTCAAGTGCAGAGCGGCCTCCCGGCGGAAGGGACGTAAGGTTTGCCGATGCTTGCATCCTCGCCGGCCGGCTTCCGCAGGCTGCTTCCCCTGCTGCGGCCCCACCGCCGGCGACTTCTCGCCGGTGCCCTCTGCACTGTGGTGTTCGTCGGCAGCTTTCCGGTGCTGGCCTGGTTGGCAGGGCAGCTGATTCCCGCCATCGGTGCCGGCGACATGCCGCGTGTGCTGCGCTCGGTGCTGGCGGCGCTGGGGGTGTTCCTGCTGCAGAAGACCGCCCAGTTCGGCCAGGACACGCTGCTGGCGGGACCTGCCCTGCAGGTGAGTCAGGAGCTGCGTCGACGCCTGTTTGCGCGGCTGCAGCAACTCGATTTCGCCGCACTCGAGAAGCTCTCCGCCGGCGATCTCACTTATCGCCTCACCGAGGACGCCGACCGGGTGGGGGAGGTGATCTACAAGACCATTCAGGACACCACCC
It contains:
- a CDS encoding class I SAM-dependent methyltransferase, which translates into the protein MVVPVLSEAERLKLDPSDDALFYAHPRFVQHLDGAFRLRLTDLYRQRIPAGSVVLDLMSSWVSHLPEEVAYAEVIGHGLNRQELEANPRLDRHWIQNLNRVQSLPLEDSSVDAALTVAGWQYLQFPEAVACELWRVLRPGGQWIIAFSNRMFFQKAPQVWAEASDQDHLLTVARVLIAQGWPKPELIAESTRAEGPLGWIGGKGDPFFAVIATRPTQ
- a CDS encoding DUF2256 domain-containing protein: MPHHANRPTKICACCGRPFQWRRKWKQVWEEVRYCSDRCRGQARRPGKRGSAPGADC
- the folP gene encoding dihydropteroate synthase, which codes for MGILNLTPDSFSDGGRFQRPEQALKQASRMLDQGADILDLGAQSTRPGAEEIGPATELERLLPVLTAIRGSHPDALLSVDTFQAEVAEAALKAGADWINDVSGGRRDPAILRVVADAGCPYVLMHSRGDSRSMDRLTDYGDVVEDVCAELWRSTRVAQLEGVATSQLIWDPGLGFAKTHDQNLQLLRGLDRLRQEGFQLLVGPSRKRFIGEVLSEARPRARLWGTAAVCAEAIRAGTDVLRVHDVGPIVQTARMMDAIVRPPRRRE
- the tpiA gene encoding triose-phosphate isomerase, with translation MTCAQTREFAAVFRPLIAELPGDRQVVLAPPFTAIPTLCRHLEGAGVAIAAQNVHWEESGAYTGMVSAPMLVEHGVSHAIVGHSEPRKYYSETDEQINLRARTAQRFGLIPILCVGESLDQREARETERVIHRQIEQGLEGVDPLRLIVAYEPIWAIGTGKTCAADEANRICGLIRGWVSHPDVTVQYGGSVNPATIDDLMAQPEIDGVLVGGASLDPTSFARIANYQVPVTA
- a CDS encoding RNA-binding S4 domain-containing protein, whose protein sequence is MKLDQYLKWSGLVATGGEAKLRIQRGDVRVNGAIETRRGRQLHVGDAVAIDGRELLVTPGSGGRTNA